The following coding sequences lie in one Alosa sapidissima isolate fAloSap1 chromosome 15, fAloSap1.pri, whole genome shotgun sequence genomic window:
- the LOC121683377 gene encoding endogenous retrovirus group PABLB member 1 Env polyprotein-like, which translates to MVPLMTSFPILHGSEGPLLSFKLSYAPRGVICWVADKSGRSVVGRSICPYEVQVGQTEVSIEQSGEVVTNALAPVRGSMFVCGQYAYSYLPPNWQGSCYLAYVVPAVRIVEREHLVGESTSIHPRTKRDAFGGHSIVATPTQRFFAALIPTYGLTVALDEIRDLVHIVDVVANDTARALSDINRELYAVRRVALQNRLCLDVVLASKGGACALIGQECCTYVPDSTGNVSNYIKDIYTNVQQLKRDNGSWSLGGWLSSWGGSLFAQIVQFIMPLLIPIFVIYLAIQVVLCIIKRATTTTPRLAPVRAPPAAQPRDEPRMWV; encoded by the exons ATGGTTCCCCTGATGACATCTTTCCCAATCCTCCATGGGTCGGAGGGCCCCCTACTAAGCTTTAAATTGAGTTATGCCCCACGTGGTGTGATCTGTTGGGTGGCCGACAAGAGTGGACGGTCGGTGGTAGGTCGGAGCATCTGCCCATATGAAGTTCAGGTTGGACAGACTGAGGTTTCCATTGAACAGTCAGGTGAAGTGGTC ACTAATGCACTAGCCCCTGTACGTggttccatgtttgtgtgtggacagtATGCATATTCCTATCTTCCCCCTAATTGGCAAGGCTCATGTTATCTAGCTTATGTTGTTCCAGctgtgaggattgtggagaggGAACATTTGGTGGGTGAGTCAACATCCATACACCCTAGGACTAAGCGTGACGCTTTTGGGGGTCACAGTATTGTTGCAACCCCGACACAGAGATTCTTTGCCGCTTTAATTCCAACTTATGGCCTAACTGTGGCGCTTGATGAGATTAGAGACCTGGTACACATTGTTGATGTAGTAGCTAATGACACTGCACGCGCTCTTTCAGACATTAACCGGGAACTGTATGCAGTAAGACGGGTTGCCCTTCAGAATAGGCTCTGCCTGGACGTGGTTTTGGCCAGTAAGGGAGGTGCTtgtgctctgattggacaggaATGCTGTACTTACGTGCCTGACTCGACCGGTAATGTCTCAAATTACATCAAAGATATTTACACCAACGTGCAGCAGCTTAAGCGGGATAATGGTAGCTGGTCCCTGGGAGGTTGGTTGAGTAGCTGGGGTGGGTCCCTGTTTGCTCAGATTGTCCAGTTCATTATGCCCCTGCTCATTCCCATCTTTGTCATTTACTTAGCTATCCAAGTGGTGTTGTGTATCATCAAGCGTGCCACTACTACCACTCCAAGATTGGCCCCTGTTAGAGCACCTCCTGCTGCCCAGCCTCGGGATGAACCGAGGATGTGGGTTTGA